The genomic interval GGGAGAGTATGTGATTGGTAAAGCTGAAGAAATGGTTGAGCAACTGAAAAATATAAAAAATGAGTTGCGGAATTTTTCGAATTCACTGTCTGGTACAATTGAAATTTGTGCATCACATTATTTTACGATGTATAGATTGCCAAGAATTTTAAAACTATTTAAACAAAAATATCCGGAGGCAGATTTTAAAGTAAAAACAAACTGGTCAAAAAATTTATTTAGTATAGTGAATAGCAATAAGGCACATGTAGGTTTTGTAAATATAGATTATGGCGGTTGTGATAATGTTTACTTACTTTGCGAAGAGCCTATATGCATTGCATCAACCGAACCATTTCAAATGAAAGATCTTGCGACATTACCTCGGATTGAGTATCAACGTGATTATCTTTTAAAAATGCAAATTGATAAATGGTGGAGAGAGCATTTTGATCGCCCGCCGATGATTAATATGCATGTAGATAAAATTACAACTTGTCGGGAGATGGTATCCTACGGCTTGGGTTATGCAATTTTGCCGGAGTCTATTACCTTAAATATACCGAATATTCATAGAGCTTACTTAGTGAATCAGAGTGGTGAAAAAATTATGAGGCAAAACTGGATGGTTTATAATCATGGTGATTTCGACATTCCAATCGTTAAAGTATTTATTCAATTCGTAAAAAATATGGTGTTCTAAGAAAAAAGGAGTAATTGCAGCATAAGAACTTTAAGAGAATCATGTATTATCTGAATTTTCTATCGCACCCAATCATAAATCTTTATTTTTTTTATTAGGATATCTTCGCTATAATTTAGATGTGGAATAAAGTTATATCAATCTGCAAATCTAAATCAATAAAATTTATATTACGATAATACAAAACTATCGTGATGTAAATTGTAATTTAAATGTATGCAATGGATTAAGATTGCAATTAAAAAAAGAAGGTGAAGAGATGGAATTAATCTCAACGGGAAGAGCTGGGACATTAGAATCCGGTGATATCAGCATTGTGGTTGAAAAAAATGCAGATGCCGGCATTGTGATTGATCTTGACAGCACGGTGGCCAGCTTGTTTGGCAGAGAAATTAAAGAAGTGATTACAAAAACATTAAGTACGTATGGTTTCACCAGCGGCATTAAAGTTACAGCGCTAGATAAAGGCGCATTAAATTGTACGATCATTGCAAGAGTAACAGCAGCATTATATCGTGCAGCCGGAAGTACGGAATTTAACTGGAAATAAAGCAAACGTAAGGAAGGAATGGTAAAGAAATGGCGATCAAACAAAGATTGCGCAGAACGATGATGTTTATTCCTGGAAACAATCCTGGAATGATGCGTGATGCACATATATATGGTTCAGATTCTATTATGTTTGACCTTGAAGATGCGGTATCTATGGCTGAAAAGGATGCGGCACGATTGCTGGTATTTCAGGCAATCAAAACGATTGATTACGGTGATACGGAAATCGTTGTTCGTATTAATCCGTTGAACACTCCTTATGGCAAAGCAGATATTGAAGCGATGGTAGTTGCTGGCGCACATGTACTTCGTATGCCAAAAACGGAAACACCGGAAGATATTACAGAATGCGAAGCTTATATTGCAGAAATGGAAAAGAAACATCATATTCCTGTCGGTACGACACTGATGATGGCAGCAATTGAAGGCGCTCTTGGCGTAATTAATGCACATAAAATCGCGACTTCTTCGGATCGTTTGATCGGAATTGCAATCGGTGCAGAGGATTATTGTGCAAATTTAAAAGCGAATAGAACGAAAAGCGGGACAGAGTTGCAATTGGCACGTGAAACCATTGTGGTTGCTGCAAGAGCGGCAGGTATTGATGCCTTAGACACAGTGTTTTCTGATGTAAACGATGAAGAACAATTGATCTATGAAGCGAATTTAGTAAAGGAAATGGGTTTTGACGGAAAATCGGTGATTAATCCACGTCAGATTGGCCCCGTACATAAAGTCTTTGCTCCAACCGAAAAAGAAATTGAGAAAGCAAAACGAATTATTGCGGCAATTAAGGAAGCGGAAGCAAAAGGATCGGGTGTTATCAGCCTGAATGGAAAAATGGTGGATAGACCGGTTGTCATTCGCGCAGAACGCACAATTGAGCTTGCAATTGCATCTGGAATTTTAGTCCCCGAGGAGGTAGAAGCATGAAAAATGCAATCAATCATGAAATCTCAGCAGAGCTTTTGCAGCATTTAGACTTGGAATTTTATCATGCTGAAGGAGAGCATAAAGATTACGCTACGTTGAATGAACGCCTTGCGAAAAATGGTAAATTGTTGTCTTCTTTAGAAGAAGCAATTCATAAATCAGGGCTGAAAGATGGTATGACAATTTCTTTTCACCATCATTTTCGTAATGGTGACTATATCCTAAACATGGTTATGCATAAACTTTCCGAAATGGGCTTTAAAAATTTAACGGTCGCATCTTCCAGCCTTTCTACTGCACATGCACCGCTGATCGAACACATTAAAAGTGGTGTGGTAAGAAAAATTGAAACTTCCGGCATGCGTGGGGATTTGGCAGATGCAATTTCGCACGGACTGATGAAAGAGCCTGTTATTTTCCGCAGTCATGGCGGACGTGCCTCGGCGATTGCGAATGGCAGTTTACATATTGATGTAGCTTTTCTTGGCGCACCTTCTTCTGATGTTTTCGGTAATGCCAGCGGTATTTATACCAACGAAGAAGGAAAATCAATTTGCGGTTCACTTGGCTATGCAAAAGTTGATGCACGTTACGCAGATACAACCATTATTCTTACGGATAATCTTGTTCCGTTTCCAAATGCGCCGGCATCGATTCCAGCGACGGATGTTGATTATGTAATTCAGGTGGAAGCACTTGGCGATTCCAGTAAAATTTCTTCTGGAGCGACTCGTTTTACGAAAAATCCTCGTGATTTATTGATTGCTGAAGCGGCGGCAAAAGTAATCCAGGCATCGGGTTATTTTAAAGATGGATTTTCAATTCAAACTGGATCTGGCGGTGCTGCACTTGCCGTTACACGGTTTATCAGCGAAGAAATGATCAAACGTGATATGAAAGCACGCTTTGCACTTGGTGGAATTACTGCGCAGATTGTAAAACTTCACGAAGAAGGTTTAATTGGAAAAATCCTTGATGTACAAGGATTTGACACAAGTGCTGCCGAATCTCTGATTCATAATTTAAATCACATTGAAGTGGATGGCAATCAATATGCAAGTCCATTTAATGAGGGATCTGCGATTCATCAGCTTGACATTGTGATCTTATCGGCTTTAGAAGTCGATGTAAATTTTAATGTCAATGTATTGACTGGTTCTGATGGTGTGATTCGCGGCGCAATTGGCGGACATCCGGATACTGCGAGCAAAGCAGCACTTACCGTGCTGGTTTCACCAGTGATTCGCGGACGGATTCCTTGTATTTTAGATAAGGTCAATACCTTGGTTACGCCGGGGGCTGTTTGTGATGTCCTTGTTACGGATCAAGGCATTGCAGTGAATCCAAATCGGCCGGAAGTAAAGGAAAGACTCATGAAAGCTGGTTTAAAAGTTACAACCATTGAAGCCTTGAAAGACAGTGCCGAAAAAGTTGTCGGTACACCGGATGCATTACAATTTACAGATAAAGTAGTCGGGGTAGTTACGCATCCGGATGGCAGGGTTTTGGATGTGATCCATGAGGTGAAAGCATAAAATGTCTCATGCGTTTTTTGAAGGAATTACGGTAACTTTAGAAGAGGTATTGAAAAATAAAGAAGCCCGCGCTGATTTACAGCGCGAGCTTCTTGTACAATATAGGAACCCGATCATTTCTTTTA from Massilibacillus massiliensis carries:
- a CDS encoding LysR family transcriptional regulator; this encodes MKGMSNRELIGKVALMENKDWNILLTLNNEKNITKAAQLLYMSQPALTSKIKHIEQELGVQLILRRARGIQFTPEGEYVIGKAEEMVEQLKNIKNELRNFSNSLSGTIEICASHYFTMYRLPRILKLFKQKYPEADFKVKTNWSKNLFSIVNSNKAHVGFVNIDYGGCDNVYLLCEEPICIASTEPFQMKDLATLPRIEYQRDYLLKMQIDKWWREHFDRPPMINMHVDKITTCREMVSYGLGYAILPESITLNIPNIHRAYLVNQSGEKIMRQNWMVYNHGDFDIPIVKVFIQFVKNMVF
- the citD gene encoding citrate lyase acyl carrier protein; this encodes MELISTGRAGTLESGDISIVVEKNADAGIVIDLDSTVASLFGREIKEVITKTLSTYGFTSGIKVTALDKGALNCTIIARVTAALYRAAGSTEFNWK
- the citE gene encoding citrate (pro-3S)-lyase subunit beta; this encodes MAIKQRLRRTMMFIPGNNPGMMRDAHIYGSDSIMFDLEDAVSMAEKDAARLLVFQAIKTIDYGDTEIVVRINPLNTPYGKADIEAMVVAGAHVLRMPKTETPEDITECEAYIAEMEKKHHIPVGTTLMMAAIEGALGVINAHKIATSSDRLIGIAIGAEDYCANLKANRTKSGTELQLARETIVVAARAAGIDALDTVFSDVNDEEQLIYEANLVKEMGFDGKSVINPRQIGPVHKVFAPTEKEIEKAKRIIAAIKEAEAKGSGVISLNGKMVDRPVVIRAERTIELAIASGILVPEEVEA
- the citF gene encoding citrate lyase subunit alpha; the encoded protein is MKNAINHEISAELLQHLDLEFYHAEGEHKDYATLNERLAKNGKLLSSLEEAIHKSGLKDGMTISFHHHFRNGDYILNMVMHKLSEMGFKNLTVASSSLSTAHAPLIEHIKSGVVRKIETSGMRGDLADAISHGLMKEPVIFRSHGGRASAIANGSLHIDVAFLGAPSSDVFGNASGIYTNEEGKSICGSLGYAKVDARYADTTIILTDNLVPFPNAPASIPATDVDYVIQVEALGDSSKISSGATRFTKNPRDLLIAEAAAKVIQASGYFKDGFSIQTGSGGAALAVTRFISEEMIKRDMKARFALGGITAQIVKLHEEGLIGKILDVQGFDTSAAESLIHNLNHIEVDGNQYASPFNEGSAIHQLDIVILSALEVDVNFNVNVLTGSDGVIRGAIGGHPDTASKAALTVLVSPVIRGRIPCILDKVNTLVTPGAVCDVLVTDQGIAVNPNRPEVKERLMKAGLKVTTIEALKDSAEKVVGTPDALQFTDKVVGVVTHPDGRVLDVIHEVKA